Within Rattus rattus isolate New Zealand chromosome 12, Rrattus_CSIRO_v1, whole genome shotgun sequence, the genomic segment aattatttttattactacctcataactataattatttttctgtttttgtaaatcataatgtaaatatgtgtgttttccaatggtcctAGGGGACCCTTGTGGAAGGGTCACAACCCaagggctgagaaccactgcatcAGACTGAGGCTATTGACTCACTGATGAAGGCAGACACTGGCCGGATCTTCCGGCAGCGTTTCTGCTTTTTGATGGCCATGGTGTCCTGCAGAAATGGAGACAAAAGGTGACCAGACCCTCATAGTCTTTTCTTTAGAGTCCACCCTGCCGCAGGTGGCTGAGGATCTGGAATGAGGGAAGAGTGTGGTCTGGACAGGCATGGAGGAGAGGCTGGGCACAGGGAGGCGGAGTCCGAGAAGTGAGGGGCGACAGCAACCGCGAAGGTTCAGGGAGAGGACTCAGGTGAAAGCAAGGACTGAAGACTGGGGCTCACGATGTTGGTCCCAAGCTCGTCATCTGTTTCCTCATGGTcatggctcctgcctctgcctcgggaTGATGGATCCTGCCCTGGGCCTGCCCCTCCTGGTGGATCCGACAGTGTCCTCAGCTGGGTCAGGTGCCGGGCCTGAGGAAGGACAGGcatcggggttgggatttagctcagtggtagagtgcttgcctaggcaagctaaaggccctgggttcggtccccagctccggaaaaaaaaaaaaaaaaaaaaaaaaaaaaaaaaaaaggaaggaggcaggcatcGACAGGGCCCTGAGGAACGTGCTCACTTCCCTGAccctggagagacaggaagggtgCAGGGCAGAGGGAAGGCCTGAGTCCTCTTGGGCTCAGAATGTTTACCAGGCTCTTGTGGGAGTGGTACAGCTCCTGCAGGATCTCGTCCACTATGGAGTTGGTCAAGTAGGTGACAACGGAGAGCTTCACCTCGCTGTAAGTAGAGGTGGGGCTGTTCAGGTACTTACGGCCTGACCCCTGGGCCTCCACTCTTTCTTTCCCCAGACGCCCGAGAATGGACCAGCTGGCCGGGCTGCCTACAGAGAGCACAGCTGCTGTTGGCATCGCCTCGGGTCCAGTACACCCACATTGCTACACGCGTGCAGGACTTTGACAGTGATCGTTTCTGCCTAGGTGTATTCGAGCAAAGAGGaactgaaggaggagaaggaacaagGAGGCTCCGGGTCAGGAGCACCAGCAGCACTGAGCTAGGTGGACTGGGTGCTACGTAGGCCTCGGGTTGGCCGTTTCACAATACACTAACTGTCCCTCGCTTTAGTCAGTGGTGGTGCCTACATCCAGACGAAATGAAGGGGGCTAACGAAGGTCAGGCAGAAGGGGGCATATTCATACTCCTGATTACATCCTCGTCCGCGTCTCTGAGGAGgctgtgttctgctttcgggaggTGATTCCCGGTATACGTGTAATACCCCGGAGTATATACCTAGCTATTGGCCACCGTGACCTCCTGTACTCCATTTCGGCCCCCAGATTTCTAGGGCAAAGACCAGTCAGACCCTAAATAGCATGGCTGCAATAGTTAAAGATTTATCCCTTGTAATGGAAGGCTCTCCATTCATTATTCATGGCTGATAGTTCCAAACTCCCTAAGTGCTCTGGGCCAAATCCAGCCTCCTCCGCCCCATGCCCCGCTCTCACTCCAGCTTGTTCTGAATGTCCTGTCCGGCCTGCTCCAGCAGCGCTCCGCGGATGAAGTTCCGGGGCACGGTGACGCGTTCCGCCACGTTGCTCAGCATCTTGTTGTGTCCCTCTGCCACCCGCATGGCCACGGGGCATAATTCCTGTGTTAGGCTGACCATGGACTCCAGGATCACCtgatgaggagaaaggaaggcccGAGTCCCCAGCGGGGAAAGATCAGTGTTAGCGCCGCAGTGGAGGTCATTAGCCCAGCTAGCTAGTTCCCATGGTGAGACGGAGGGACCTGACAAGGTCACACAGACGTTAGTGTCAGAGCCTTGGATAGTCACGGTTCTCTGCCTCAATCagtgccccccgccccccatcctgACGGGGAAGGGTCAGCCCAAGATCGGAATCCAGGAAAGGAAGATGTTGGAGGTCAGGATCCAAGGCTTCAGCTAGCAGAAAAAAGATTCTCTAAGGCTACAGGTGTTGCAGGTACAGGGGAGTATGAGGAAGTGCCAGTTCTATTTCCTTTGtgctctccagcctctgtgctCTGACATCTGCTTTAGTCAGCGCTGGGCTCCCACCAAtggcctccttcccctcccagaaCTTGCCTGAAGCTCCTTGTCCACAGCTTTGGATACCTCACTGGCTACCGACTCCAGCCTCTGCCGCACAGGCCCATCATTGGCCAACACGTGGcccagctcacagagactgggaaaCAGCTGGAAAGGAAGAGGTTCTCTTCAGAGGTCAGAATCCAGCCCCACTAGGTCCCCAGTCTAGGAGGACACATGCGTGGGGCAGTGCTTAAATACTCCTGCCCTGCTTTCCAGACCGTAGGGAAGGGTGGGGCTGTGGAGGGCTCACCGCCCGGGAGTTCTTGGCGTCCTTGATGAGGTCTCGGGCATACAGCAGCTCATCTTGCACAGGCTCCAGGGGACATAGTCTCAGGGCCCGTACCTCCTCTTGCACTCGTCCACACAGCCGCTGCAGCATCTGAAGCACAGTGGCGAGAGTGTCAGGGGTCCCAGGTCGGACCCTTTGGGCCATGCTGCGCACttctagtggtggtggtgataccTCAACACGTCCTGGTTTCTCTCCTCAGAATGCCCTTCCTGAACACCTAGTTGAGCCAGCCCCTGGGGTCCTCTGCAACCCTCGGCCTGCATGTATTTGGGGCCCATCATCAGATTATGTTTTTGCTCAGTCCAGTCTGGGGCACCACGTGATGCCCATCCACATCACATCTGTACCCTGCCTGCCCCTTGCTCCTGGGAGGGAAATGTTTACTTGCTCTGCGCTGCTGGTCACCAGGCCCTGCTGTAGCCTGAAGGCTTGCTCCTGAGGGCATGTCTGGGAGTGGTTGTTCCTCACCAGGCACCACTGGATCTAGAGATGATGGAGCGGGAAGGATCAGGGTTGAGGATGTGGGCTGCCTCTCCGCCCCTTGCTGTCTCACCCCGCTTCGAACATGACCCTTCACCTTCTGCCACACATCCTCCGTGCGCTCAGGGGCGCTGCGGTAAGCTTGGGAGATGTCGCTCACGGGGAAGGACATGAAGCGCAGCGTGTGGTTGCTGTGAAATGGCAGTATGTAGAGTTAGGTGGGAAAAGAGATCAAGATGGGggcccttcccccaaccctcttCTTGCTCATTATTTCCCTATCCTGTAGGTCAGGGAACTGGGATGGACTGAGGGTAGTATAATCCTAGACATGGCACAGGGAGGCTGGGGGCCTGTGTCAGGACAGAGCTCTGATCTACTCACCTCTCCAGGGCCCTTGCAATGTCCAGGAAGCCCAGGGCAGATGTATTGTTCCGGTCCCATAGGATAGTTCTGGGGGAGGTGAGCACCAGTcggcacctctctctctctggctccccAGCAGAGACCAGAGGTGCGGCCTTCTTTGAGGCCCTCCCTTTCCTCGGATAAGGAGGCCGACTCAGACACGGTTCCGGAAACAGAGGGCATGGAGGCCAACAGGggaaatatgtgtatgtgtcagcGGGTCAGGGATGTGGGTCGAAGGGTGGCGATGCATGCCTTACCTGAGGGAAGAATTTATCTGCAGGGCCTTCGACAGCATCTTGGCTCCAATGTCTTCCATGCCGTTGCCGCTCAGGTCCACCTTGGCCAGGCAGGTGTTGCTGCCCAGGGCATTGATGAGGATGCTGGTGCGAAGCTTCAGCCTGGAGTCTGCCACCGAGAGTGACTGCAGGGACTGAGTGGGCGAATGGAGGTCAGGGTCAGCTTCCGCACCACCGACCCAACGCTCCCTCCTGGGCCTGGCCACTCACACAATCCTCTTCCTGGATCAACTGGACCAGCTTATGAAGGATCTCTTCCAAAGTCCTGTGGGGGTCGGGTCAGAGTAGGAGGGGAGGGGACCAGGGACATGCtattagaggaggaggagggtggctaAAGGGCATAGAGTAAGCCAAGAGGACTGACCAATGGCTGATGGGACAGGGGTGTGGGCATTGGAAGGGCTCACTTGGCCTTGACATTGAAGTTCTTCCCCAGGAATAGGTGTTTGAGGGATTTGTTTTTGCCAAGTGCAGGCACCAGCGTCAGGAGGTCTGAGTCAAACCCTGTTCGGTAGACGACGGGGAAGTCCCAGCCTTGAGGCTCAAGGGGAATGGAAGTCTCCTCCGGGCTTCGCCCCTATGCTCAAGGAGTGACCATACTCACCATTATCAGACAGGTCTAGGCTGCCTATACAGGTGACAGCCCCCAGCTGCTCCTGCAAGGCCTGGGCTCCTGCTGAGCGGAGCTGCAGGGACAGAGAGTGGGGGGTGACGGAGGACGGAGGACGGGTGGACGGAAGAGTCTGTTTAATCCTTAGATGTCATACTAGTCACTCAAGGACTCAAAATCAGACCAGGTCTTGGGTGTAAACCTCTCTACACTGTATCCACCCCTAGGGGTCTCCTCTCCCTTAAAAGCCGCTGCTCTATAGACAGCTTGCTCCTGCCCTCTGCTGGGCAAATCTGGTATTAGCCATCCAAAGCTAATTGGGCAGAGAGATCCTGGGGTCTGAACTTGGATGGCCAGTTTCAGAGGGAAAGGGGTGTGGTCAGGCTAGAGagctattctctctctgtctctctgtctctctgtctctctgtctctctctctctctctctctgtctctctctctctctctctctctctctctctcctctctctcctccctccctccctccctcctcccctccctctccttccctctcctctctctctctctctactactgtgtgtgtgtgtgtgtgtgtgtgtgtgtgtgtgtgtgtgtgtgtgtgtgtgtgtgtgtgtgggtggggtggggcatgagCTCAGTCTGGACTGAGGGACACTGGTCTAGTGGTCTAGTGGTGGGGAGATAGGAGACACGGGGCTCACCTCACAGCTGCTAAGGTCCAGGTGCAGATCACTGAGGTGACTGTTGAGGGAGAGGCCCTGAAGAAGTGCCCTGTAGTAGGAAGGTCAGTAGGCCCACCTTTACCCCTCCCCAACACCTCCACGGCTCCCCTGGGCATCTTCCAACTCTTCACCCACCCAACCTGAGGGCCTCCAGGGGCAGCCTTGTGGCTGACAGGTTGACATGGCTCAGGGTGTAGGCGCTGCTGAAGAACTGCTTGAAGGCTGGCGGGGCCTCCCGGCCCTTCCTGTGGAGACCCCGGGAGTCAGTAGGGGAGGGCTGTGGCCACCCACGGATTACTTATCCCTCCCGGGCCTGTTGCCCCACCTGTGGGAGCAGCTGTTTCGAGCCAGGTTGAGGTAGGTGAGGTGGGAGCAGCAGCCATGAAGTAGAGCGCCCAGAAGCTGTGGAAAGACACAGTGGCTCTTAAGATCTCGGACCCCATCCTGTTCCTGGCCTTCTCTGAGCCTCCACTGAGAACGCTGGTTAACTCCAGCTTGCTCTTCTGCAGGGTATGGAGGGATATGGAGAGACTCGCAGGCAGTGTTTGTATTTGTAAAACAGGCCACTGCCAGCTCCAAGGAGCATTTTCTCAAGTTAGGGGAAATGTCCTTTCCTGCTAGTGGACATAGCCCTGTGCCAGGAATGGAGTGAGGGTCTATTTTTAGGTGGAGCCTGCGTGACCTTGTGATCTTCATGGTACACAGTGTGTACTGTGCATGAACCCGAAGCCACTCTTTAGCGCTGTCCTGTGTTCAGGGAAGGAGGCCGAGATGGAAGAACCCCTCTCTATTTCCTCAAACCTTTCTGTCTGGCTCCCTCCACCGCTAACCCCTCACCAAGTCAACGGCACAGTCCGTCCCTGAAAGGTCCAGGTGTACCAAGGCGTTGGGTTGGGCCAAGAAACTATAGAgggcctgagaaagaaatcacagaggaagAGGAGCGTGTGGAAGCATACCCTTACTTCCAGGGGCCGTGGGAGAGTGGCCCCCTGGCCCCGAATCCCAAGCATGCTTTTGTAGGTGTTTGAGGCTACATTCCATGGACTCACATTGGCCTCATCTGTGGCAAGCAGGCCTGGGTTCTTGCTCAGGTCCAGGTATCGAAGGGAGCTGGCAAAGGCCGGGTTGGCCCCGAAGGTCTGGCCCAGTGCCTGGAGCCCTGAGCACAGCGGGCACTGGGCTGGGTTGGCCCCCATCCTCATACAGATCACCCCACTCCCCTGCGTgattcctttccctctcccactccccaggtgtgggagggtgtgggtACACCTCCAGGGCTCAGTATCTCAGAGGCTGGGGGTCCTGGTGTGAGTACCTCGAGGGGAAACAGCAGTCTTGGCCAGGCACAGTTTGGTGAGGCCGGCGGGAAAGCATAGGAGCTGCTGGCTCAGACTGAGAAAACCTGGGGAGTGAGAAAGGGGGCTGGTGAATGGCTGCCCGGTGGTGAGGTGGTGTGGTCAGGCAGGGGCTGGAGTTGGGTGTAGGCCTGGGGTCAAGGATGGAGGTGTTTGGGCTTGGGGTGCTCTTCAGTCTGCAAAGGCTCTGTTTAGACCTAGGTTGGGCTCTGGGCTGGGATAAGGGTCTGCATTGCAGTGGGGGATAGGATTCAGGGCTAGGGCTCACCCTTGTCCTCGATGGGGTTGTGGGACAGAGTGAGCGCATGCAGCACACAGCTCCCGTTCTCCCCAAACACCCCGGCCAGCTTCTGGACAAAATCCCttcagggaaggggaggaaggatttgtcCTGAGCTGAGCCCCAAGTCTCCAGCCCCTGGCTGCCCCCCCCACTTCCTATGTGCCTGTCTGCCTCGGTCTATAATGTTAGAGGTCCCCATGGTGGAGAAACAACTTGGGGCTGACCAAGGAGGTTTTTCACTCAGGAGTCTGTGGGAGCTGAAAGGTGGGGCTACCTCCTGCATTCCATACCTGCGGGCATTCTGTACCCCAAGAggatgtgctgaggcaaggcctcGCTTTAGAATCTTAAGACCAGAGCAGCCCCACCCTGCTTGGAAGTTGGTGGGGCATGATGTGTGTTGTGGGAGAAAAGTAAGTTGCAGGGATATGAGGGGCTAAGATCTGAGGCTGTTTGACCTGCTTTGTGCCTGTCTAAGCACTATAAAGTGGGGGAGATAGATGAAATAGCCCAGGGTCTCATATCATATCATGCACTGATATTCCATGACTCTGACACTATATGGAGAAGGTACAGCTGCCCACGGAGGAGCCTGGCCTCACGTCTTAAGCCCAGCATTGTCCAGCACCAGCTCTTCGAGGCTCGCCGACTTGCTGAGGGTATGTAGCACCTGTTCTAGCACTTCTGAGCCCTGGGGACAGAGGGGTCCTGCAATCAAGAGCCAAGAAGAAACtactctgccccctccccctctccagccctcattcttACCAGTCTCAGGTCTTTGCAGTAGAGTTTGGTGAACCACTGGTTGTAGGCCAGGGCAGCCACCATAAGGGCCAAATCTCTGGGGATATTGGACAGGACAAGAAAAGATGAGCTGGTGGCCAGGGCAAGAACGGAGTCTAAGAATGGGATGGCTGGGCCGGGGAAAGCGAGACGGTGGATGGCAGTGGGCTGGATGGCTGGAGTTCTGGGGCAGAGCAGGGGCAGGACCAGAAGAGGAACCCTGAGAAgggcaaggccagtctgggaatGTGGGGGTTAAGTTTCTGCCCGGCTGCTTACCGGCTCTCTAAGTGGCTGAAATCCAAAAGATTGAACTCTCGGTTATCCTCAGCGTGGTAGATGGTGTCCACATCCTtggagaggaggaagtggctCACATCTGTTTCAAcagtcccccctctcccctcGGTCCCTTCCCTGTGGACCCCACCTACTCCCTGCCAAGTCCCTGCCCAACGCACCCATTGCACCTCCTCGCGGCAGTGGAGTCCATTGTAGTCACATAGGGCAGCATAGGTCTCGGAGAAGCCACCTGTAGGGCAGGAGATGGGCTGTTTCCATGTtggtgagggggatgggaaatAGTCTTGGGCTTCAAGGCACGGTCAAGGTCATTGCATGTGCTAATGTCTGAGCATCCTTCTGTGCCATAAACCTCTTGTGGTCCAGGAGCCTGAAGTCCTCAGGACGGGCAAAGGCCCCTCAGGCAGAATCCACGCACAGAGGGTTCTGGATCTGGGGCGGGGTGCTCCACGACCCATGCTTTCCCGCCTGCCCCTGCTTACCACACACACTGTGGGTGGTCGATGTGGACGTTTCAGAGTTGGGAGATGTGTCTCGGGGACCCTCCGGGGTGTCTGCATTTCCACGCCGGATCAAACACCTGGAATATGAATAAGGCGTCCCAGAGAGAGGTGGAAAGAGGCTCTCAGGTCTTCCTGTATTATGGTGTGTGAGCctccagggaagagcagagagagcattCTTGTTCCAGGAGACCAGATCAACAGGAAGGAGAAATCTACCTTTAGTCTAATCCTTTGGGAGACCCCTTGTCTGCCACTCACCCAGGGCCAGGGCAGACCTTGGAGAGGGCAGAGCTCACATGCCGGGTCACCTGGTCCACACTCTCAGCTGACGGCAGCCGCATGCTCACCACACCACGCTCAGTCTCCACCAGGATCTGAGGGGAAGGAGCAGCAGGGCCTCAGCCGTTCATTCCTCCTTCCAGTTGGCCCAGCAGTGGTCTGGGCCCCGGGACTCACCTGGTTCTGACTGAGTGTGTTGAAGGCACGGATCTCCAGGACATTGAATGAGCTTTCTAcctgatggggagaggggagggtgggtggtgggtaggATGCTCAGCTTCTGGTGAGGGCCTGTCACTAGGATTGAAGGAAGCACGCCAGGCAAGCCCCCTCCACCCTCTGAGCCTGACTTACCTTGGCTGGGACTTTAAGGGGGAAGAGGTGAAGGCGCCAGGAAGTCAGGGCCTGCAGAGTAGAACATCCACAGTTTAGCGGAGCCTCTGTTCCAAGATAACCTCACCCCTGCACTGCTCCTGCCCCACCTTCAGCCCCTGAACACCAACCCAGGCTGGTTCTGCCTGCTCCCTTAGGCTTCTTCTCCTCAGCACTACCCCAGTCGTTTCCCTAGCCCACCTCCCTTGAacatctcctctcttctcctcccccccttacccctCAGGGCCAATGTTCTCACCAGTACTCGGTCCTCGAACTTCTTGGGTTTTGTCTCTAGTTTCACACGATGCTGCTGGAGCACAGCCCCCTGGCTCAGGCACCTCCGGATGCTGTCTGCAGATGGGTAGGACCTGCTCAGAATGTCTCTCATCCCCACCCTGACTCCACTCCCCCGAGAGGGACAGGTGAGAGGAGAAATAGAGACACATAGGTACTAGACAGGGAGGTATGGGGCAGAGATGCTCCTTCTGGGGTGATTTTGTTATGGGAGGAAAGTGGGGAGGAAACTCTGGCTCCTGGTGTCCCCGAGTCAGGGGACGGTTGCTGAATGATACCGTCTGTGGGAACATGTGTCTTACACTTCTGAAGGTGTGAAGGATTTTCCCACCCATGCACTACAGTAACCATCAACAcatacacagtctctctctctctctctctctctctctctctctctctctctctctttctctccctcccccctcccttcccccccataGGGGTTTGGGAGTAGGGGATAGGAATGTCCCTTGACTGTATCCTGGGTGGTCTGGGGTATGAAAATCTGCTTTTTATtatgtctgtatgcctgtctTCTGATGATGCCAGGGAACTGGAGTATGGCATTGGTGGGGACAGGAAAGTGTGAATGAGTGCTGGCTTGCATATGAAAGGGGAACAGTGCCAGACAGTTCTAGTGTGGAGGGTGGGGTGAGAGAAGGATTTAATGTTCCAGTGAGCCCATATCCAACTCTGACAGACCCaaccaatttctctctctctctctctctctctctctctctctctctctctctctctgtagtgtgcatatatgtggtgGGGGGGGTGCCGTTTCTGTAAGGTGTGTGTACAAACATCTCGTGACTGCTTCTAAGTGCATGTGTAGGTGTCAGAGATCTCCAGAGTGCAATAGAGCTCTGAGTACCCTTGAGCGTCCTGTTTTCTGCATGGGCTAGCCTGTGCTCCTGCCTTTCAGGATCAGGGTTGTGGTagtgctggggtgtgtgtgtgtgggggaggatTAGAGGAGATAAATCTGGGAATCACTGGTCCAGAGAGGTCTTGTGATGTAGTGGTGGGTAAGGAGAAGGGGGCTGGCTGGGACGGGGGCTGTGGGGAATGAGCCGCAGAAACCCAGCTTTTGGTTTTAGCTTCAGTCCAGGCCCCTGCCCGGACTCCCTCCTATGCCCCACTGGCCTAGGCGCTGCTGGGCTCTCAGGGGCCTCTCAAGGGCCAGTTCCGGGGCGGGGccgggaggagggagggtgttgAGATAAGCAGCAGTCAGGACCAGGGGCAGCTCCCAACGCCTGGCCCCGCCCGGCGAGGGTGGGGGAAAGCTGGGACTCTACGGAGGGAAGACTGGATGCCGAGCGGAGGGGTGGGTCAAGAACGCTGAGCATCAGCCCCCAAGAGCGCCAGGGAAACTGCTCCTGTCACCGAAGAGCGGGACGGGCGGCTCTGGGACAGGAAGGTTCTGGTAGGGTGAGGCGAGTGGGGCAGAGAAGGATGCTCCACGGAAAGCAAAGCTGGGACTGAGATACAGAGGAAGGGACTGCCTAAGAGCGAGGGTCTGTGAGGGGGCGGGAGGCGCCGGGCTGGGGTGTACCGCAGGAAAGCACTGGGTTTGAATGCTCGCGGACCGGGAGTCCGGAGATGAAGGCAACCTCGTACCTTGCAGCTCGCGGGTGAGCTCCACGCTGGCCTTGGCCATGGCGGCCGCCGCTGCTGCCGCTGTTGCTGCTGCAGaggagccgccgccgccgccgccgccgcctcccgaGAGGCGCCGCACATGCTAGTCTCGGCTCCGGCAGGGCCCGGCGCTGAGCGCTGCAGTAGCGGCGGAGCCCGCTCCCGTTCAGGGGCGGCTGCGCGAGCGCTCCTCCCCCCCGGCTACTGAGCGCTGGGTCTCCCGCCCCTCCCGGAGAGTTGGCCAATGGAGCATGCGCGCTGAGCTTGCCGAGCCGCGTGAGACCCCGCGCGCGCTCGCGACGACCCCTCCCGCGGGCTACCTCGTGAGAAGCCCAGAGCGCGGCGCCTGGTGTCCGAGCTA encodes:
- the Carmil3 gene encoding capping protein, Arp2/3 and myosin-I linker protein 3 isoform X8; translation: MAKASVELTRELQDSIRRCLSQGAVLQQHRVKLETKPKKFEDRVLALTSWRLHLFPLKVPAKVESSFNVLEIRAFNTLSQNQILVETERGVVSMRLPSAESVDQVTRHVSSALSKVCPGPGCLIRRGNADTPEGPRDTSPNSETSTSTTHSVCGGFSETYAALCDYNGLHCREEVQWDVDTIYHAEDNREFNLLDFSHLESRDLALMVAALAYNQWFTKLYCKDLRLGSEVLEQVLHTLSKSASLEELVLDNAGLKTDFVQKLAGVFGENGSCVLHALTLSHNPIEDKGFLSLSQQLLCFPAGLTKLCLAKTAVSPRGLQALGQTFGANPAFASSLRYLDLSKNPGLLATDEANALYSFLAQPNALVHLDLSGTDCAVDLLLGALLHGCCSHLTYLNLARNSCSHRKGREAPPAFKQFFSSAYTLSHVNLSATRLPLEALRALLQGLSLNSHLSDLHLDLSSCELRSAGAQALQEQLGAVTCIGSLDLSDNGFDSDLLTLVPALGKNKSLKHLFLGKNFNVKAKTLEEILHKLVQLIQEEDCSLQSLSVADSRLKLRTSILINALGSNTCLAKVDLSGNGMEDIGAKMLSKALQINSSLRTILWDRNNTSALGFLDIARALESNHTLRFMSFPVSDISQAYRSAPERTEDVWQKIQWCLVRNNHSQTCPQEQAFRLQQGLVTSSAEQMLQRLCGRVQEEVRALRLCPLEPVQDELLYARDLIKDAKNSRALFPSLCELGHVLANDGPVRQRLESVASEVSKAVDKELQVILESMVSLTQELCPVAMRVAEGHNKMLSNVAERVTVPRNFIRGALLEQAGQDIQNKLDEVKLSVVTYLTNSIVDEILQELYHSHKSLARHLTQLRTLSDPPGGAGPGQDPSSRGRGRSHDHEETDDELGTNIDTMAIKKQKRCRKIRPVSAFISGSPQDMESQLGSLGIPPGWFSGLGGSQPTASGSWEGLSELPTHGYKLRHQTQGRPRPPRTTPPGPGRPSVPVPGPRQENGMATRLDEGLEDFFSRRVMDESSSYPRTLRTMRPGLSEPPLPPLQKKRRRGLFHFRRPRSFKGDRGPGSPTAGLLLPPPPPPPPTQESPPSPDPPSLGNNSSPCWSPEEESSLLPGFGGARGSSFCRKMGTERLEAGEGAPASGTAQPPRVHGVALPGLGRTKGWSFDGKREGTDPDQEDSTQAWQKRRSSDDAGPGSWKPPPPPQSSKPSFSTMRRAEATWHIAEESAPNHSCQSPSPASQDGEEEKDGALFPERMVPARNAKLQEPPIGPRPPKPVAVPRGRRAPQVPGGREEAESSSAAPGANKPRLRLGSQQDQEEPEGQAPSDLGRRTAPLKPKRTRRAQSCDKLEPDRRRPPDPAGTSEPGTD
- the Carmil3 gene encoding capping protein, Arp2/3 and myosin-I linker protein 3 isoform X6, giving the protein MAKASVELTRELQDSIRRCLSQGAVLQQHRVKLETKPKKFEDRVLALTSWRLHLFPLKVPAKVESSFNVLEIRAFNTLSQNQILVETERGVVSMRLPSAESVDQVTRHVSSALSKVCPGPGCLIRRGNADTPEGPRDTSPNSETSTSTTHSVCGGFSETYAALCDYNGLHCREEVQWDVDTIYHAEDNREFNLLDFSHLESRDLALMVAALAYNQWFTKLYCKDLRLGSEVLEQVLHTLSKSASLEELVLDNAGLKTDFVQKLAGVFGENGSCVLHALTLSHNPIEDKGFLSLSQQLLCFPAGLTKLCLAKTAVSPRGLQALGQTFGANPAFASSLRYLDLSKNPGLLATDEANALYSFLAQPNALVHLDLSGTDCAVDLLLGALLHGCCSHLTYLNLARNSCSHRKGREAPPAFKQFFSSAYTLSHVNLSATRLPLEALRALLQGLSLNSHLSDLHLDLSSCELRSAGAQALQEQLGAVTCIGSLDLSDNGFDSDLLTLVPALGKNKSLKHLFLGKNFNVKAKTLEEILHKLVQLIQEEDCSLQSLSVADSRLKLRTSILINALGSNTCLAKVDLSGNGMEDIGAKMLSKALQINSSLRTILWDRNNTSALGFLDIARALESNHTLRFMSFPVSDISQAYRSAPERTEDVWQKIQWCLVRNNHSQTCPQEQAFRLQQGLVTSSAEQMLQRLCGRVQEEVRALRLCPLEPVQDELLYARDLIKDAKNSRALFPSLCELGHVLANDGPVRQRLESVASEVSKAVDKELQVILESMVSLTQELCPVAMRVAEGHNKMLSNVAERVTVPRNFIRGALLEQAGQDIQNKLDEVKLSVVTYLTNSIVDEILQELYHSHKSLARHLTQLRTLSDPPGGAGPGQDPSSRGRGRSHDHEETDDELGTNIDTMAIKKQKRCRKIRPVSAFISGSPQDMESQLGSLGIPPGWFSGLGGSQPTASGSWEGLSELPTHGYKLRHQTQGRPRPPRTTPPGPGRPSVPVPGPRQENGMATRLDEGLEDFFSRRVMDESSSYPRTLRTMRPGLSEPPLPPLQKKRRRGLFHFRRPRSFKGDRGPGSPTAGLLLPPPPPPPPTQESPPSPDPPSLGNNSSPCWSPEEESSLLPGFGGARGSSFCRKMGTERLEAGEGAPASGTAQPPRVHGVALPGLGRTKGWSFDGKREGTDPDQEDSTQAWQKRRSSDDAGPGSWKPPPPPQSSKPSFSTMRRAEATWHIAEESAPNHSCQSPSPASQDGEEEKDGALFPERMVPARNAKLQEPPIGPRPPKPVAVPRGRRAPQVPGGREEAESSSAAPGANKPRLRLGSQQDQEEPEGQAPSDLGRRTAPLKPKRTRRAQSCDKLEPDRRRPPDPAGVCGTSEPGTD
- the Carmil3 gene encoding capping protein, Arp2/3 and myosin-I linker protein 3 isoform X4; this encodes MAKASVELTRELQDSIRRCLSQGAVLQQHRVKLETKPKKFEDRVLALTSWRLHLFPLKVPAKVESSFNVLEIRAFNTLSQNQILVETERGVVSMRLPSAESVDQVTRHVSSALSKVCPGPGCLIRRGNADTPEGPRDTSPNSETSTSTTHSVCGGFSETYAALCDYNGLHCREEVQWDVDTIYHAEDNREFNLLDFSHLESRDLALMVAALAYNQWFTKLYCKDLRLGSEVLEQVLHTLSKSASLEELVLDNAGLKTDFVQKLAGVFGENGSCVLHALTLSHNPIEDKGFLSLSQQLLCFPAGLTKLCLAKTAVSPRGLQALGQTFGANPAFASSLRYLDLSKNPGLLATDEANALYSFLAQPNALVHLDLSGTDCAVDLLLGALLHGCCSHLTYLNLARNSCSHRKGREAPPAFKQFFSSAYTLSHVNLSATRLPLEALRALLQGLSLNSHLSDLHLDLSSCELRSAGAQALQEQLGAVTCIGSLDLSDNGFDSDLLTLVPALGKNKSLKHLFLGKNFNVKAKTLEEILHKLVQLIQEEDCSLQSLSVADSRLKLRTSILINALGSNTCLAKVDLSGNGMEDIGAKMLSKALQINSSLRTILWDRNNTSALGFLDIARALESNHTLRFMSFPVSDISQAYRSAPERTEDVWQKIQWCLVRNNHSQTCPQEQAFRLQQGLVTSSAEQMLQRLCGRVQEEVRALRLCPLEPVQDELLYARDLIKDAKNSRALFPSLCELGHVLANDGPVRQRLESVASEVSKAVDKELQVILESMVSLTQELCPVAMRVAEGHNKMLSNVAERVTVPRNFIRGALLEQAGQDIQNKLDEVKLSVVTYLTNSIVDEILQELYHSHKSLARHLTQLRTLSDPPGGAGPGQDPSSRGRGRSHDHEETDDELGTNIDTMAIKKQKRCRKIRPVSAFISGSPQDMESQLGSLGIPPGWFSGLGGSQPTASGSWEGLSELPTHGYKLRHQTQGRPRPPRTTPPGPGRPSVPVPGPRQENGMATRLDEGLEDFFSRRVMDESSSYPRTLRTMRPGLSEPPLPPLQKKRRRGLFHFRRPRSFKGDRGPGSPTAGLLLPPPPPPPPTQESPPSPDPPSLGNNSSPCWSPEEESSLLPGFGGARGSSFCRKMGTERLEAGEGAPASGTAQPPRVHGVALPGLGRTKGWSFDGKREGTDPDQEDSTQAWQKRRSSDDAGPGSWKPPPPPQSSKPSFSTMRRAEATWHIASPVCYPPAEESAPNHSCQSPSPASQDGEEEKDGALFPERMVPARNAKLQEPPIGPRPPKPVAVPRGRRAPQVPGGREEAESSSAAPGANKPRLRLGSQQDQEEPEGQAPSDLGRRTAPLKPKRTRRAQSCDKLEPDRRRPPDPAGTSEPGTD